A single region of the Lycium barbarum isolate Lr01 chromosome 2, ASM1917538v2, whole genome shotgun sequence genome encodes:
- the LOC132628193 gene encoding pentatricopeptide repeat-containing protein At1g76280 isoform X1, with amino-acid sequence MPKLLSKVQASSIVQRFSKSNAIRNGEKEVGGYNQAMRTFTTSIGHVGEPVSRSGQKQIVDALVSGERSRAVRLLYDFSLGNNKLSANDFASILQSCARLPDPLFVMETWKIMEEKEINISDKCYSLAVRALCKGGHLKEALSLMSIMGENPNSYSMLPIYNNFLAACYETQTLDYANACIDLMEHQMVGKNEITYGQLLKLAVLQQNLSAVHEIWKECSKFYSLSIISLRKFIWSFTELRDLESAYTTLQHMVRLAFRENSYISRTAEGRFCDLRLDIPAPSTGNWSFIDASLDTEGSSNYDLESQSLSSMQISTVKKTLSTSVLKLLRWSFNDVMHACAKVQNCDLAEQLMLQMQTLGLQPSGSTYDGFIRAIVTTRGSSDGVEVLKVMQEKNIKPRDSTLAVLAVICSRELELNLAEVFLDGISEIRKPRPYNAFLEACDVLDRPERAVQILAKMKKLNLQPNIRTYELLFSLFGNVNAPYEEGNMLSQVDVAKRINAIEMDMMKNGLQHSHLSLKNVLKALGTEGMIKELIQYLHAAENRFSRYDTYMITPVYNTVLHSLVEAKESQMAAQIFKSMVSSGVPPDAATYNIMIDCCSIIGCFRSALALISMMFRNGFNPQAVTLTGLLKILLRSEDFDGALKLLNQGISEGIQLDVQLYNTILHVASEKGRIDVIELIVEQMHLNRVLPDPSTCSHVFTAYVDNGFFNTAMEALQVLSVRMIAGSDKDNDEKQTELENLILGEELEDESQILEPFKDSKEYLTVALLQLRWCAILGYPVSWSPSDSQWARRLSSNLASTSGAL; translated from the exons ATGCCTAAATTACT ATCGAAAGTTCAAGCGAGTTCGATAGTTCAAAGATTTTCGAAATCAAATGCTATTCGAAAT GGAGAGAAGGAAGTTGGAGGCTACAACCAAGCTATGAGAACTTTTACTAcctcaattg GGCATGTAGGGGAGCCAGTTTCAAGATCAGGGCAAAAACAAATTGTTGATGCACTTGTCTCAGGAGAGAGAAGCAGAGCTGTTAGACTTCTCTATGACTTTAGTCTTGGAAACAACAAATTGAGTGCCAATGATTTTGCTTCTATACTGCAAAGTTGTGCAAGATTGCCTGATCCATTA TTTGTGATGGAGACTTGGAAGATTATGGAGGAGAAGGAAATCAACATTAGTGACAAGTGCTATTCTCTCGCCGTTCGAGCACTCTGTAAAGGGGGGCACCTAAAGGAG GCGCTCAGTTTGATGAGTATCATGGGAGAAAACCCAAATTCTTATTCTATGTTGCCTATTTATAACAACTTCTTGGCTGCTTGTTATGAAACACAAACACTAGATTATGCTAATGCATGTATCGATTTGATGGAGCATCAGATGGTGGGAAAGAATGAGATAACATATGGTCAGCTTCTCAAG CTTGCAGTTTTGCAGCAAAACCTGTCTGCTGTCCATGAAATCTGGAAGGAATGTAGTAAATTTTACAGTCTCAGCATTATCTCTCTTAGGAAGTTTATCTGGTCCTTCACGGAGCTGAGAGATCTGGAATCAGCCTACACGACCTTACAGCACATGGTGAGATTGGCTTTTAGGGAAAACTCTTACATAAGTAGAACTGCTGAAGGAAGGTTTTGTGACTTAAGATTGGATATTCCAGCACCTTCCACTGGCAACTGGAGTTTCATCGATGCATCTCTCGACACTGAGGGTAGCAGCAATTATGACTTGGAAAGCCAAAGTCTTAGCAGCATGCAAATAAGCACAGTAAAAAAAACACTAAGTACATCTGTTTTGAAGCTTTTGAGGTGGTCCTTCaatgatgtcatgcatgcttgtgCAAAAGTTCAAAATTGTGATTTGGCTGAGCAGTTAATGTTACAG ATGCAAACTCTTGGTTTGCAACCATCAGGGAGTACATACGATGGCTTCATCAGGGCAATTGTTACCACAAGAGGCTCTAGTGATGGAGTGGAAGTG CTAAAGGTTATGCAAGAGAAAAATATTAAGCCTCGTGATTCAACTCTTGCTGTTTTAGCAGTCATCTGCAGCAGAGAGCTGGAACTCAATCTGGCAGAGGTTTTCTTGGATGGGATATCCGAAATCCGAAAACCTCGTCCTTATAACGCTTTCCTTGAAGCATGTGATGTCCTG GATCGACCTGAACGAGCAGTGCAGATATTGGCTAAGATGAAAAAGTTGAATCTCCAGCCAAATATCAGGACATATGAATTGTTATTCTCACTGTTTGGTAATGTGAATGCACCTTATGAAGAGGGCAACATGCTGTCACAAGTGGATGTTGCTAAAAGGATAAATGCTATAGAAATGGATATGATGAAAAATGGCCTTCAGCACAGTCATCTGTCATTGAAGAATGTG TTGAAAGCGCTAGGAACAGAAGGGATGATAAAGGAGCTGATTCAATATTTACATGCTGCGGAGAATCGGTTCTCTCGTTATGACACTTATATGATCACACCTGTCTATAATACAGTTTTACATTCCCTTGTTGAGGCTAAAGAG AGCCAAATGGCAGCACAGATATTCAAATCAATGGTGTCTTCTGGAGTTCCACCTGATGCTGcaacatataatatcatgatTGATTGCTGTAGCATTATTGGATGTTTCAGATCTGCACTTGCCCTGATCTCTATGATGTTCCGCAATGGTTTCAATCCTCAAGCAGTGACTTTAACTGGTCTGTTAAAG ATATTGTTGAGATCTGAGGACTTTGATGGAGCATTAAAGTTGTTGAATCAAGGAATTTCAGAAGGGATACAGCTTGATGTACAACTATATAACACCATTCTTCACGTGGCTTCGGAGAAG GGAAGAATAGATGTCATCGAGCTCATTGTGGAGCAGATGCACCTCAATAGAGTTCTACCAGATCCATCAACTTGCAGTCACGTTTTCACTGCTTATGTAGACAATGGATTCTTTAATACTGCCATGGAAGCCCTTCAAGTTTTGAGTGTGCGAATGATTGCTGGGAGTGACAAAGATAATGATGAAAAACAAACTGAACTTGAAAATCTAATTCTTGGTGAAGAAttggaagatgagtcccagattCTTGAGCCTTTTAAAGACTCGAAGGAATATCTTACTGTTGCCTTACTACAATTAAGATGGTGTGCAATACTTGGATATCCAGTCTCTTGGTCACCTTCGGACAGTCAATGGGCCAGGAGACTTTCGAGTAATCTTGCTTCAACAAGCGGTGCTTTATGA
- the LOC132628193 gene encoding pentatricopeptide repeat-containing protein At1g76280 isoform X2 gives MSIMGENPNSYSMLPIYNNFLAACYETQTLDYANACIDLMEHQMVGKNEITYGQLLKLAVLQQNLSAVHEIWKECSKFYSLSIISLRKFIWSFTELRDLESAYTTLQHMVRLAFRENSYISRTAEGRFCDLRLDIPAPSTGNWSFIDASLDTEGSSNYDLESQSLSSMQISTVKKTLSTSVLKLLRWSFNDVMHACAKVQNCDLAEQLMLQMQTLGLQPSGSTYDGFIRAIVTTRGSSDGVEVLKVMQEKNIKPRDSTLAVLAVICSRELELNLAEVFLDGISEIRKPRPYNAFLEACDVLDRPERAVQILAKMKKLNLQPNIRTYELLFSLFGNVNAPYEEGNMLSQVDVAKRINAIEMDMMKNGLQHSHLSLKNVLKALGTEGMIKELIQYLHAAENRFSRYDTYMITPVYNTVLHSLVEAKESQMAAQIFKSMVSSGVPPDAATYNIMIDCCSIIGCFRSALALISMMFRNGFNPQAVTLTGLLKILLRSEDFDGALKLLNQGISEGIQLDVQLYNTILHVASEKGRIDVIELIVEQMHLNRVLPDPSTCSHVFTAYVDNGFFNTAMEALQVLSVRMIAGSDKDNDEKQTELENLILGEELEDESQILEPFKDSKEYLTVALLQLRWCAILGYPVSWSPSDSQWARRLSSNLASTSGAL, from the exons ATGAGTATCATGGGAGAAAACCCAAATTCTTATTCTATGTTGCCTATTTATAACAACTTCTTGGCTGCTTGTTATGAAACACAAACACTAGATTATGCTAATGCATGTATCGATTTGATGGAGCATCAGATGGTGGGAAAGAATGAGATAACATATGGTCAGCTTCTCAAG CTTGCAGTTTTGCAGCAAAACCTGTCTGCTGTCCATGAAATCTGGAAGGAATGTAGTAAATTTTACAGTCTCAGCATTATCTCTCTTAGGAAGTTTATCTGGTCCTTCACGGAGCTGAGAGATCTGGAATCAGCCTACACGACCTTACAGCACATGGTGAGATTGGCTTTTAGGGAAAACTCTTACATAAGTAGAACTGCTGAAGGAAGGTTTTGTGACTTAAGATTGGATATTCCAGCACCTTCCACTGGCAACTGGAGTTTCATCGATGCATCTCTCGACACTGAGGGTAGCAGCAATTATGACTTGGAAAGCCAAAGTCTTAGCAGCATGCAAATAAGCACAGTAAAAAAAACACTAAGTACATCTGTTTTGAAGCTTTTGAGGTGGTCCTTCaatgatgtcatgcatgcttgtgCAAAAGTTCAAAATTGTGATTTGGCTGAGCAGTTAATGTTACAG ATGCAAACTCTTGGTTTGCAACCATCAGGGAGTACATACGATGGCTTCATCAGGGCAATTGTTACCACAAGAGGCTCTAGTGATGGAGTGGAAGTG CTAAAGGTTATGCAAGAGAAAAATATTAAGCCTCGTGATTCAACTCTTGCTGTTTTAGCAGTCATCTGCAGCAGAGAGCTGGAACTCAATCTGGCAGAGGTTTTCTTGGATGGGATATCCGAAATCCGAAAACCTCGTCCTTATAACGCTTTCCTTGAAGCATGTGATGTCCTG GATCGACCTGAACGAGCAGTGCAGATATTGGCTAAGATGAAAAAGTTGAATCTCCAGCCAAATATCAGGACATATGAATTGTTATTCTCACTGTTTGGTAATGTGAATGCACCTTATGAAGAGGGCAACATGCTGTCACAAGTGGATGTTGCTAAAAGGATAAATGCTATAGAAATGGATATGATGAAAAATGGCCTTCAGCACAGTCATCTGTCATTGAAGAATGTG TTGAAAGCGCTAGGAACAGAAGGGATGATAAAGGAGCTGATTCAATATTTACATGCTGCGGAGAATCGGTTCTCTCGTTATGACACTTATATGATCACACCTGTCTATAATACAGTTTTACATTCCCTTGTTGAGGCTAAAGAG AGCCAAATGGCAGCACAGATATTCAAATCAATGGTGTCTTCTGGAGTTCCACCTGATGCTGcaacatataatatcatgatTGATTGCTGTAGCATTATTGGATGTTTCAGATCTGCACTTGCCCTGATCTCTATGATGTTCCGCAATGGTTTCAATCCTCAAGCAGTGACTTTAACTGGTCTGTTAAAG ATATTGTTGAGATCTGAGGACTTTGATGGAGCATTAAAGTTGTTGAATCAAGGAATTTCAGAAGGGATACAGCTTGATGTACAACTATATAACACCATTCTTCACGTGGCTTCGGAGAAG GGAAGAATAGATGTCATCGAGCTCATTGTGGAGCAGATGCACCTCAATAGAGTTCTACCAGATCCATCAACTTGCAGTCACGTTTTCACTGCTTATGTAGACAATGGATTCTTTAATACTGCCATGGAAGCCCTTCAAGTTTTGAGTGTGCGAATGATTGCTGGGAGTGACAAAGATAATGATGAAAAACAAACTGAACTTGAAAATCTAATTCTTGGTGAAGAAttggaagatgagtcccagattCTTGAGCCTTTTAAAGACTCGAAGGAATATCTTACTGTTGCCTTACTACAATTAAGATGGTGTGCAATACTTGGATATCCAGTCTCTTGGTCACCTTCGGACAGTCAATGGGCCAGGAGACTTTCGAGTAATCTTGCTTCAACAAGCGGTGCTTTATGA